The following is a genomic window from Labeo rohita strain BAU-BD-2019 chromosome 15, IGBB_LRoh.1.0, whole genome shotgun sequence.
CTTGTTATAATGCCAATTCATATTGCAACAGATGCAGACCAACAGTGACAATCAAGCGATTTTAGTACGTCTTCGTCTCAGGCATTCCAAGGCCCGACAAAGACAGATTCAGCATGCTCAACTGGTAAAAACGAGCACTTTTCGAGCACAACTCTTTGATTTGAGTACtcgattttaaaaagtgttcaaTTGCAATTTGCCCATGTCAAGTAACCAGCAAAATACCAGAAGTGGCGCATTTCACGGCCAAGAATCCATGAAACACATTATTAGACCgtttcttcaaaaaaatgttattatgatCAGCTTACTCAATTAATCATCGGAATAATCAACCGATTattcgattaccaaaataatcattagcgACAGCCCTAGACAAACTTCTCTTTTGCCATTTGTCTGTTATTGGTATCCTGTTACTCACCAGGATGCTGGTTGATGATGTCACTTGTGTGTTCGATGACCTCATAGTACTCCTCCATGCGCAGCAGACACTGGCAGTAGTTTAAAGTGAGCGTGTTGGCCATCTTCTCCAGTCTCAGCCATGGAGCTTCCCATGccttttcctgaagaaaatTAAATGAGACACACAGTATctcattaatattacattagtcgttttctcagaatatagtcatttttaagctactgaatgtataaaaacagtTACAGAGATGTATTCTTACCTTTGTCTGCACATTCTTGATACACATAATGGCTTCTTTATATTTCAGGGTGGCGTCCTCATATCGGCCCTGTTTGAAGAGCTTGTTCCCTTGACCGTGGAGTACAGGTACCGCTTTCAATCTTTCTTCATCATTCAAAGCCCAGGACTCTCTGTCATACTCACTGGGCTGCTGTACCTGAACCCAACATTGATTACTCTAGTCAGTTTCAAACATACAATTAATTTCCAGTTAATATCAAAGTTTTAAAATGATGCCCTAGCTCCACCTAGTGGTCATTTTGTGTAGTGCTCTTATGAATTTATACCACTATAGTCGGCTGTCTGGCATAGATCTACTGAAGGCCTTCAGTAGATCTTTCTAAATTCCTGACAAAGGTTTTTAGACTAAAACCTTGCCTTGATAATAAATATCAAGCAGAGACCCGTTCTTCACGTAAAGTAAATccatattaaatatgaaagtaTGTTTACGCAAATATATCTGCTCATTTACAAATGAATGCAAATATTGTGCCTGAAAGTCCAAACCTTTAGAAGTTCCATTACAAAATAAAGAGGCTGTGGTTCTTTCTGAAGCTCATCCAGATCGTCATAGCCCAGGCTGTGGTAGGCAAACATGTTGGCCATGCCGCAGGTGTGAATGTGCCAGTCCACTGGATCTTTCCCCACCGCGATGCGCCGTAGACTCTTTGCCACTATTGGATACAATCCGGTGTGCTGCTCGGCCACAGAGGAAAGAACATAAAACACTTATACTTCTAATCTCTAAAATTAGTCATTTTTCAGCattaaagttacatttattgGAGATACTCCACATATTTCCATTTTcaactaatattttttaaagccgCAGCTTTTCTGAAGCTTaaaagtgtgtgtttatgtggcTGATGTGTCCATGACTGTGTTTGTATTACCAATCCTAGCATTCCTATAATGGTAGAGACTGTTAGAGCCACAGTAATGTATCTCAGGTGCTGGAGATGGGATGGCAGCTGTAAATGATGATTATACCATGTGGAACAGACTTAATCCTATTTTGTAAGGATTTAAGCTTTCCGTTAGGATAACGTATGACACGCTTCAGTCTGGAACTCACTGTGGTAACTTTATGCTTGTAGCGAACCATAAAAGTCTCTGACTGAAACATCAGTCACCACTTCTCATCTGAAAGCATTTATTGTGTGAGGAGTTATCGGGTTAGTTGGTATCAGGTTACAATTTGGTTTTTCACTCAAACTTGAggtgtaaataatttttatatatatatatatatatatatataattttttggtcAGGAAgattttttggaaataaattattttattcagaaagaatGCATTAACTTAAAATGACTGTGAAGACTTTTACACAGTTTCAAATTCTGTTCaaattcaaatctgaattttaaattcatcaaagaatcctgaaaaaaatgaatcagttttcataaaaatattaagcagcacaactgatttcaacaatgataataagaagaaatgttttctgACCACAAAGTCAATGATTTCTGATAATTTCAGCTTTgccgtcacaggaataaattatattttaaaatatattcatatagaaaacagttactttaaattgtaataatatgcCGCCACAGTATTACAAGTTTTACTGTACAGCCCTGGTAAGCATTAGagactttaaaatgttttagaaaccAAAAAAAGGTACACTAcgagtcaaacgtttttgaacagtaagatttttaatgatttttaaagaagtcgttcaccaagcctgcatttatttgatctaaagtacagcaaaaacagtaacattttgaaacatatttaccatttaaaaaactgttttctatttgaatatattttaaaatgtaatttatttctttgatttcaaagctgaatttttagcatcattactcaagtcatatggtccttcagaaatcattctaatatgctgatttgctgctcaaaaaacatttattattattattattattattataaacagctgagtagatttttttcaggtttcctgGATGAAtagaagaacagaatttatcgagaaaatatatatatactgactccaagcttttgaatggtagtgtataaccttataaaagctttttatttgagataaatgctgatctttctactcatcaaagcatcctgaaaaaatgtactcagctgttttaaatattaataatacaaaaaatatttcttgaacagcaactcatatcattagaatgatttctgaaggatcatgtgataccgaagactggagtaatgatgctaaaaatgtagatttgatcacaggaataaattacattttacaatatatataaatagaaaacagttattttaaatattaaaaatatttcaaaattttactgtttttactgtactttggatcaaataaatgcaggcttggtgagcagaagagacttctttaaaaaacattaaaagtcttactgttcaaaaacctttgactgatagtgtacatctaaataatattacaagTATTAATACTTAAGTTCCGCACCATTGAGAATAGCAAAGTGAATggattttaaattgcaattaacTGAAACTGAAGGAGCCAAGatggtgaaaaataaaaataaataaataaacaaaaaaacatttgaggatgtagtaataaaatggaatgaaatTCAAGGAAATTCATATTATTGTAACTGTAGactttaattacaaataatagaCAATAACttaatagtaattaatatttttaaaacctaattattattatcagtatatattaattacttaataattagaataacaaaattattattatttttatttctttttttataattgatttTTGTATCTTTGAATTTTGAATCGATAGATTCCATTTACTTTAGATCAAATTCAGTGTCCGATGAGTCTGGACAAttcagtttaattacaatttttaattccACCTCTGTGGTTTGTACTGATCAGGAAGAATGGGAGGAACTGAAAGGAAAATCACATTATACTTACAATGACGTCACACCAGAACTCGGCCACCTCCCCTATGTGCATAGACATGAGCAGAGTCTCCCAGACGTCCAGTTTAAACATGTTCCCGATCACCATTTCCATCGGCATACCTGCCTTCTTACTGTCATCTATCACTGTACGCTCATCATTGCAGAGCTGAGTGCGAAAATGGAACGTCACCTATAAGAAACATGGAAGAGGCTGAGTTAAAAAGTACTACTAGCACTAAAACTCTTCAAATACCTCATAAGGTCTTATAGTTTTTGCTCATTTGAAGCCTACAACCTTAAAGAGACAAGAAAACTGCTTTGTCTATTCTGAAATTGATTATATAATACCAACAACAACCTATTACGTGTGTAGTGAAAAAGACATGATCCCTAGATTCAGTTAGGCAAACAAAGAAATGACTCACATCCTGGAACATTTTCTGCTGTTACACATGCAATGACGCTCCTGCCTTATATACGTATAAAATATGACTGTGAGGCTGTACCTTAGTTCCTGTGATAAATTTAGGCTTCACACCAGTTCCTCCATGCAAGATGGTTTTCTTGATCCCTTCAAGACCCAGGATCATGGTGTCCTCCATTATATCTGATGTATTTGTATTGGaagtgtgtttgtatttgtgtgaCTGAAGAGGTGTGAAGACTGACAGGATCTGGATTAAGAAGGTTGGGATAACAGGATTAGGCCCAGCAGCCCCACCTTCTCATCCACAGAAGGGCTTTCCTCAGCATTTTCACTCTACATCAATATCCAGCAGAGCCTAGAAGCTTCTGGACGAAGCTGAGGTTCTTTTGTTCATCCCAACATGGTGGTCGCAGGAACGCTGAAAGAAAGGATATGATGTAGAGCCGGGTATGGACTCGACGACCCCATCGCACACATGTGGCCGACAGCTGGATCGCAATGAGTACGTTGTAGCGCTGCCGGTGCCGAGCCCCTGCCGAGACAAAAGTTTGGAACAACCCATCTGCGTGATGCCGTTTTGTAAGACTGTCCTGGATTAGACACTAAATTACATGCAATTATGGTTTTTACAAGCCATGTCTGAACATTGTGTACCGGCCAATCGCATATCTGAAGCCTTATTAGATTCTGCAGTATTAGTATGAAGTGGATTCACCGGACAAAGCAATCAGGATGGGACTCATCCATCatactgtaaaaacacattctgtGGTCACCACAGGACAGTTATCTGCCATTGATAAAAGCTATTAAAAAGATTACACAGTCTGTAGCCTTCTGATATATATTGACCGTGGCTGAGTTCTTAAAGATGCTTTAGTGCAAGTTAGGAATTtattgtacaattttttttttttttttttttttgtaaaaataacagAATGTACTTACGTTTGCATTCCTGAAATCACATGGTCAATAAAGTTGGATGCTGCCATCTGAGTCTATTTAAAAATCGTGTATCGCCCTCTGCTGGCCACAATGTGGGTCTTAATTTGGCTCTTAATTTAGGACAGATTCAGAAAGTCACTGTCTCTGTCCACATCTGTTACTTGTATCAAAATAAAGAATGTTTAAGTACATGCTTATTCATTGTATTAGATATACTGTTTAGTTACAAAGCAGTAAAGAATGTATATAGTACTCAATAAGGCTCTTTACAGTAGAggttctgtacatttttttgtttgttttttgtttatgttgttatatatatatacacgcactACCAGTCTAAAGTTTGTAagatttgtcatgtttttttaaagaagtctcttctgcttagcaagcctgcatttgtttgatacaaagtacagcaaaaacagttatattttgaaatatttttacaatttaaaaaataactgttttctatttgaatatattttaaaatgtaatttattcttatgatttcaaagctgaatttttagcatcatcactccagtcacatgatcctttagaaatctttctaaaattttgatttgctgctaaatatatatatatatatatatatatatatattattattattatgttaaaaaaacagccaagtataatttttcaggtttctttgatgagttCAGAAgagaatttttctgaaatagatttctcttttgtaacattataaatgtctttatcatcacttttgattaatttaaagcgtccttgaaaaataaaaggatTAATTTCTATCATATCTTTCTcccaaaaattatactgactccaagcttttgaatagtatagtgtgtaatgttaaaaaagcttaaatgtttatattcatcaaagaatcctgaaaaaaaattactcaactgttttaatatttataataataataataataataataatctagagtaatgatgcagaaaattagctcaggaatatattacatttaaattacattttaaaatatatttaaatagaaaagtaattttaaatagtaaaaatatttaaaaatgttactatatatatatatatagtactgcTGATTTGTGCAGAaagaacattattattaatattaaaacatttgtgctgttttttgTGGACTCGTGATACTTTTCTCATGTAACCgtaatgaacagaaagttctaaagaacatatatatatatatatgtaaatgtaagattttgtatagaaatcaatttaatgcatccttgctgaataaaagtatcttTAAAAAGTCTTGTTGACATCAAATTTTTTCGACAATAGTCGGCGCCTGGTACTAGACATGTCTGAGGCTTATTTTGAATGCTTTTCATAGTCAAAGATGAAAGTTGTAATCTTCTCCTCTCGAAAGACTTCCAAAAGCTGAATTATGAGCATGTTGCCATGGGTACAGGCCAGAATCTAGCATAAAAGCATTATGGTGGTGTTTGTTTTCCTGAAAGTAATGTTATGTTCAATTTCAACATAttcttgtaaataaaacaaatctgattaaaaatgttaatgacaGCACCTACATTACACAGCTTCACTGTTTATGACAAGGTAAAACCATTTAGACTATGCATCTATTCTAATGCCTTCACtgtgttttatgatttatgacATTTTGTGTTACCTAAATTGCTTTTTGACATACAGCCTGTGACAGAACAAAATATATGGCCTAGTTTGGAGGTTTTTAAGTTTACCGCAATCAAGGCATATCATCTatcatgatcttttttttttttttttttttttttttttgctaatagataatgattaaaaattctgCTGCTACTAGGAGAATAATACTGTATATGTGCATGTGTCTAAAATGGTTATTTATGACTATAAAGTATGgtcattttgtgttttgggAGCAGgttaaaatttacattaaaaaaggattatatttagctttaaaaataaaaagttcttATTGCTAAGACTGG
Proteins encoded in this region:
- the aipl1 gene encoding aryl-hydrocarbon-interacting protein-like 1, with protein sequence MEDTMILGLEGIKKTILHGGTGVKPKFITGTKVTFHFRTQLCNDERTVIDDSKKAGMPMEMVIGNMFKLDVWETLLMSMHIGEVAEFWCDVIHTGLYPIVAKSLRRIAVGKDPVDWHIHTCGMANMFAYHSLGYDDLDELQKEPQPLYFVMELLKVQQPSEYDRESWALNDEERLKAVPVLHGQGNKLFKQGRYEDATLKYKEAIMCIKNVQTKEKAWEAPWLRLEKMANTLTLNYCQCLLRMEEYYEVIEHTSDIINQHPGAMKAFYLRGKAHMEVWNEAEARDDFMRVLDLDPGMKKTIKKDLAVLKMRMELKNEEDRLKYKGMFAKMAREQESLELENPDQEFSEETSPETTLEKQNPEEAPLEETGEEQTSPEQINSPQEEVVSQEETSTALSSSDHEIPEQATTPDVTPEETTTEEATPEELDAEQTFLEQSTSEGTSAEHTTPEPTCPEQADQDLVSLEETSPAQTTPENSTPVDES